One genomic segment of Erinaceus europaeus chromosome 18, mEriEur2.1, whole genome shotgun sequence includes these proteins:
- the LOC103117196 gene encoding large ribosomal subunit protein eL21-like, producing MTNTKGKRRGTCYMFSRPFRKYGVVPLATYMRIYKKGDIVDIKGMGTVQKGMPHKCYHGKTGRVYNVTQHAVGIVVNKQAKGKILAKIIHVRIERIKHSKSRDSFLKRVKENDQKKKEAKEKGTWVQLKCQLASLRDAHFVRTNGKEPGLLEPIPYEFMA from the coding sequence ATGACTAatacaaagggaaagaggagaggaacctGTTACATGTTCTCTAGGCCTTTTAGAAAATATGGAGTTGTTCCTTTGGCCACATATATGCGGATCTATAAGAAAGGTGATATTGTAGATATAAAGGGAATGGGCACTGTTCAAAAAGGAATGCcccacaaatgttaccatggcAAAACTGGAAGAGTCTACAATGTTACCCAGCATGCTGTTGGTATTGttgtaaacaaacaagcaaagggCAAGATTCTTGCCAAGATAATTCATGTTCGTATTGAGCGTATTAAGCACTCTAAGAGCAGAGACAGCTTCTTGAAACGTGTGAAGGAAAAcgatcagaaaaaaaaggaagccaaagagaaggggacttgggttcaactgaAGTGCCAGCTTGCTTCACTCAGAGATGCACACTTTGTGAGAACCAATGGAAAGGAACCAGGGCTGCTGGAGCCCATTCCCTATGAATTCATGGCATGA